One Streptomyces sp. NBC_01142 DNA window includes the following coding sequences:
- a CDS encoding NUDIX hydrolase, whose product MTIPAQHLQDLVTGYLRGHPDEQPMLQPLLDRLAGGANVTDRREFDGHVTTSGVVINDADDVLLIHHLASGRWIQPGGHPKDSDRTLGQAVRREIAEETGVTELDAYGDGTPVHIDVHLIEARPDRNEPAHVHYDVRYLFRARGPVALTLQPEEVGAAQWRSPSELGDPVLRARVLSSLGLPRQDRPADEDPYCALVVLTDPHATKVLMHLRDNKPGIWAPGTWAPMSGGAEPGDLDPHATACRELREETGLENIRLTHMFSTHTDGYPRHVFHGVWDGDPDTLTLTEGRKLAFIPRNDFDLVPLHPTTRQDTDRVLELITPRQPPYGYGTLALIGNGSGHLLMHLRGDSPGTCWPDTWSPNGGKPEAADAGPRGTIVREVHEEVGLDEAAVSLSHLFTHTADDGHLTYVFRGTWDGDPDTLTLTEGRALAYVDPRCLGERPMSPLARYAALRGLAAELEDQAHRDGIHTLVAGGLIVHDERLLVVRRNPDDYLGGTWETPAGRLERGESIIDALPREIMEETGLTITIDRYAGHFDYTNARGRTSRQFVFACTPEKPGPITLSEHDRHQWVRALDELPPTTPELRGFLERQWPARR is encoded by the coding sequence ATGACCATCCCCGCCCAGCACCTCCAGGACCTCGTCACCGGCTACCTGCGCGGGCACCCCGACGAACAGCCGATGCTCCAGCCCCTCCTGGACCGTCTCGCCGGCGGCGCGAATGTGACCGACAGGCGGGAGTTCGACGGCCACGTCACCACCTCGGGCGTCGTCATCAACGACGCCGACGACGTCCTGCTCATCCACCACCTCGCCTCCGGCCGCTGGATCCAGCCCGGTGGACACCCGAAGGACTCCGACCGCACGCTCGGGCAGGCCGTCCGGCGCGAGATCGCCGAAGAAACCGGCGTCACCGAGCTGGACGCGTACGGCGACGGCACCCCCGTGCACATCGACGTCCACCTGATCGAGGCCCGGCCGGACAGGAACGAGCCCGCCCATGTGCACTACGACGTCCGCTACCTGTTCCGCGCCCGCGGACCGGTCGCCCTGACCCTGCAGCCCGAAGAGGTCGGCGCGGCACAATGGCGCTCGCCCTCGGAACTCGGCGACCCCGTCCTGCGCGCCCGGGTTCTGTCGAGCCTGGGCCTGCCGCGCCAGGACCGCCCGGCGGACGAGGACCCGTACTGCGCCCTCGTCGTACTCACGGACCCGCACGCGACCAAGGTGCTGATGCACCTGCGCGACAACAAGCCGGGCATCTGGGCGCCGGGTACCTGGGCGCCGATGAGCGGCGGCGCCGAGCCCGGCGACCTCGACCCGCACGCCACCGCGTGCCGGGAACTGCGCGAGGAGACCGGCCTGGAGAACATCCGGCTGACGCACATGTTCTCCACCCACACCGACGGCTACCCCCGCCACGTCTTCCACGGCGTCTGGGACGGCGACCCCGACACGCTGACTCTCACCGAAGGCCGCAAGCTCGCCTTCATCCCGCGCAACGACTTCGACCTCGTCCCGCTGCACCCCACCACACGGCAGGACACCGACCGCGTCCTGGAGCTCATCACGCCACGCCAACCGCCGTACGGATACGGCACCTTGGCCCTGATCGGCAACGGAAGCGGGCATCTCCTGATGCACCTGCGCGGCGACAGCCCGGGAACCTGCTGGCCGGACACGTGGTCACCCAACGGAGGCAAACCAGAGGCCGCCGATGCCGGCCCGCGCGGCACCATCGTGCGCGAGGTCCACGAAGAGGTCGGCCTCGACGAAGCCGCAGTGAGCCTCTCGCACCTGTTCACCCACACCGCCGACGACGGGCACCTCACCTACGTCTTCCGCGGCACCTGGGACGGCGACCCCGACACCCTGACCCTCACCGAAGGCCGGGCACTCGCCTACGTCGACCCACGATGCCTCGGAGAGCGCCCCATGAGCCCGCTCGCCCGCTACGCCGCCCTGCGCGGCCTTGCCGCCGAGCTCGAAGACCAGGCCCACCGCGACGGAATCCACACCCTCGTCGCCGGCGGCCTGATCGTGCACGACGAGCGCCTCCTGGTCGTCCGCCGCAATCCGGACGACTACCTCGGCGGCACCTGGGAGACCCCGGCCGGCAGGCTTGAGAGAGGCGAGTCGATCATCGACGCCCTCCCGCGCGAGATCATGGAGGAGACCGGCCTCACCATCACCATCGACCGCTACGCGGGCCACTTCGACTACACCAACGCCCGCGGCCGCACCAGCCGCCAGTTCGTCTTCGCCTGCACGCCGGAGAAGCCGGGCCCGATCACCTTGTCCGAGCACGATCGCCACCAGTGGGTGCGCGCCCTGGACGAGCTCCCGCCGACCACCCCGGAGCTCCGGGGCTTCCTGGAGCGACAGTGGCCGGCACGGCGGTGA
- a CDS encoding phosphotransferase enzyme family protein, with protein MTNPITPPPALLAWASRALGARPAVKDVSHPRENSRVWRLDLPEALRFYLKISPKAVMYERETLALRSAAPALGAGGAPQLRASSAEHLALLLTAVPGRPLKQLELSPVEEARAHRHGGALLARLHAAGDLSGPRRAEAEQALQTAAEGAEGHLSAAGDRLTAPEHKLVRQMAEELRTFPPLPLAYIHGDAWDRNLMWSTSRQQAGWIDFERSRAATAVQDFVLMACSTWTDRPDLRAACLQGYGRNLTVEEQHALRCLAAIDAVSCLVWGPKLDDPHVTARGRRTLNRLMAGVFA; from the coding sequence ATGACCAACCCGATCACTCCGCCCCCGGCCCTGCTGGCGTGGGCCAGCCGGGCACTCGGCGCCCGTCCCGCCGTCAAGGACGTCAGCCATCCGCGCGAGAACTCCCGCGTCTGGCGGCTCGACCTGCCCGAGGCACTCCGCTTCTACCTGAAGATCTCCCCCAAGGCCGTGATGTACGAGCGCGAGACGCTCGCACTCCGAAGTGCCGCACCAGCCCTCGGCGCCGGCGGCGCTCCGCAGCTGCGCGCCTCCAGCGCGGAGCATCTGGCACTGCTGCTGACCGCTGTCCCAGGACGGCCGCTCAAGCAGCTGGAGCTTTCGCCCGTGGAGGAGGCCCGTGCGCACCGGCACGGCGGCGCCCTGCTGGCTCGCCTCCACGCGGCCGGTGATCTGTCCGGCCCTCGACGGGCCGAGGCGGAGCAGGCACTGCAGACCGCGGCCGAAGGCGCCGAGGGGCACCTGTCGGCGGCCGGGGACCGGCTGACCGCGCCGGAGCACAAGCTCGTGCGCCAGATGGCCGAGGAGCTGCGGACCTTTCCGCCGCTGCCGCTCGCGTACATCCACGGCGACGCGTGGGACCGCAACCTCATGTGGTCGACCTCCCGGCAGCAGGCCGGATGGATCGACTTCGAGCGCTCCCGGGCCGCGACCGCCGTGCAGGACTTCGTGCTGATGGCCTGCTCCACCTGGACCGACCGGCCCGACCTGCGGGCCGCGTGCCTCCAGGGCTACGGCCGCAACCTCACCGTCGAGGAGCAGCACGCCTTGAGATGCCTCGCAGCGATCGACGCGGTGAGCTGCCTGGTCTGGGGACCGAAGCTCGACGACCCCCACGTCACCGCACGCGGACGGCGCACCCTGAACCGCCTGATGGCGGGGGTGTTCGCATGA
- a CDS encoding ABC transporter ATP-binding protein: MTAPHNPTDSPAIDAARGGAASLPAARTGAPQPSAPPELDYNGRKHRRAMDDATLWDMARRIPAALIQTARLAWSVDRRMALTIVVCQLLSGIGTAVMLTAVAKTLPQLMVDDPRQGLAHAWPALTVAVVAMATGASMWILADWATRRLNPQIASAADLQLVDLHMRAELAAYDAEGFGDRSQAAEIGALRAVDLADDAKTLTNGLIQLASAAVVLTTLHPLLLGVLLLSVVPRGLGGVIAARVDYRVHDQTISARNVRGMMRWWLTTAELADELRANTMRGYLHFWYRSMCDRVEMREVAGARPYLRITLLAASLGGLFTLGMWASLAGLVLAGAMTTAIAGTAIVASQTAGRALNSIIRYSTVMFHHGLYLSDYYDFIDEVRAMTTARGTVQAKPPQQIRLEGASYTYPSKETPSVQPITLTLNRGEVVALVGENGAGKSTLIRMLTGLTVPTSGKALWDETDLSTADAETVWQHVGLVPQKNGHWPLTARENVTLGQPREYGDQRIWDAVERVGMTTALHELPEGLETLLARSVWGGHELSGGQWQRLACARAMYREPAVLVLDEPTSEMDARGEHQIFRELRAMAPDRITVVVTHRLDNVRMADRVIVLDQGTVREQGSFDELVATEGSLLGELYALAQDR; this comes from the coding sequence ATGACCGCACCGCACAACCCGACCGACTCCCCGGCCATCGACGCAGCACGCGGTGGGGCGGCGTCGCTCCCGGCCGCTCGGACGGGCGCTCCGCAGCCCTCCGCACCGCCCGAGCTCGACTACAACGGGCGCAAACACCGGCGGGCGATGGACGACGCCACCTTGTGGGACATGGCCCGCCGCATCCCCGCGGCCCTGATCCAGACGGCCCGACTGGCCTGGAGCGTCGACCGGCGCATGGCCCTGACGATCGTCGTGTGCCAGCTGCTGTCCGGCATCGGCACGGCCGTGATGCTCACCGCCGTCGCCAAGACCCTGCCGCAGCTGATGGTCGACGACCCCCGCCAGGGCCTGGCCCACGCGTGGCCGGCGCTGACCGTCGCCGTCGTCGCGATGGCCACCGGCGCGTCCATGTGGATCCTCGCGGACTGGGCGACCCGGCGCCTGAACCCGCAGATCGCCTCCGCTGCTGACCTGCAGCTCGTGGATCTCCACATGCGGGCCGAACTCGCCGCCTACGACGCGGAAGGGTTCGGCGACCGGAGCCAGGCGGCGGAGATCGGCGCGCTGCGCGCCGTCGACCTCGCCGACGACGCCAAGACCCTCACCAACGGGCTCATCCAGCTCGCCTCCGCGGCCGTGGTGCTCACCACCTTGCACCCCCTGCTCCTCGGCGTGCTGCTACTGTCCGTCGTCCCCCGCGGACTCGGCGGCGTCATCGCCGCCCGGGTCGACTACCGCGTCCACGACCAGACCATCTCCGCCCGCAATGTCCGCGGCATGATGCGCTGGTGGCTGACGACGGCCGAGCTCGCCGACGAGCTCCGGGCCAACACCATGCGCGGCTACCTGCACTTCTGGTACCGGTCGATGTGTGACCGCGTCGAGATGCGGGAGGTCGCCGGGGCCCGCCCGTACCTGCGGATCACGCTGCTGGCCGCCTCGCTCGGCGGCCTGTTCACCCTCGGCATGTGGGCCTCGCTCGCCGGCCTGGTCCTCGCCGGGGCCATGACGACCGCGATCGCAGGCACCGCGATCGTCGCCTCGCAGACCGCCGGCCGCGCCCTGAACTCGATCATCAGGTACTCGACGGTCATGTTCCACCACGGCCTCTACCTCTCCGACTACTACGACTTCATCGACGAGGTCCGCGCCATGACCACCGCGCGCGGCACCGTACAGGCCAAGCCCCCGCAGCAGATCCGCCTCGAAGGCGCCTCCTACACCTACCCGAGCAAGGAGACCCCGTCCGTACAGCCGATCACCCTCACCCTGAACCGCGGCGAAGTCGTCGCCCTCGTCGGAGAAAATGGCGCTGGCAAATCCACGCTAATCCGCATGCTCACGGGCCTCACGGTCCCCACGTCCGGCAAAGCACTCTGGGACGAAACCGACCTGTCAACCGCCGACGCGGAGACGGTGTGGCAGCACGTCGGCCTGGTCCCGCAGAAGAACGGACATTGGCCGCTCACGGCCCGGGAGAACGTCACCCTGGGCCAGCCCCGCGAGTACGGCGATCAGCGGATCTGGGATGCAGTCGAGCGAGTCGGGATGACCACGGCCCTGCATGAGCTCCCCGAAGGGCTGGAAACCTTGCTCGCCCGATCGGTCTGGGGCGGACACGAGCTGTCCGGTGGTCAGTGGCAGAGGTTGGCCTGCGCGCGAGCGATGTACAGGGAGCCGGCCGTGCTCGTCCTGGACGAGCCGACCAGCGAGATGGACGCCCGCGGAGAGCACCAGATCTTCCGGGAACTCCGCGCTATGGCCCCGGATCGGATCACCGTGGTGGTCACCCATCGCCTCGACAACGTGCGGATGGCCGACCGGGTGATCGTCCTCGACCAGGGAACCGTCCGGGAGCAAGGCTCCTTCGACGAACTCGTCGCGACCGAGGGGAGTTTGCTCGGCGAGCTGTACGCCCTCGCCCAGGACCGCTGA
- a CDS encoding helix-turn-helix domain-containing protein, whose product MKPGELVRQTRQAKGLTLAQLGEKTGYSGAQVSRYERGVSPMNDVDVRRRFADALDLPHQALGLAPPPPRPEVRHGQPIGATAAFPRMPAPRVGSHGREDGEDPLRRRKLIAGLAATAATAATSPLLGPGTATAQTDETLLGDLLVTSLRDAMLGLGQAPAVPPTATLATDLTRALADFDACRYASLAVRLPRLIRVGHARTANTNEAQDYVLLAKSYLLATRMLVKMDEQQLGWMAADRARQLSEAGGEALTVAESARQLAVLARKAGWHQEALSIALTAADHPDLRSAGRAGAALRGLLVQSASYTLARRGDRDGMRELTDEAAAIAKELGGATLLRDHGGGFSPLTVQLHKISAENHAGDPLAALAAARTISLKALPSVERRSRALGDIAVTYDRLGRRSDCVRTLLAAERCAPEETHARPATKSLISSLLVSGPTSTELRGLAERSGVLI is encoded by the coding sequence GTGAAGCCCGGGGAACTGGTGCGGCAGACCCGTCAGGCCAAGGGCCTCACCCTCGCGCAGTTGGGCGAGAAGACCGGATACTCCGGCGCCCAGGTCTCCCGATACGAGCGAGGCGTCTCCCCGATGAACGACGTCGACGTACGCCGCCGGTTCGCTGACGCTCTCGACCTCCCGCACCAGGCACTCGGGCTCGCACCGCCCCCACCCCGCCCCGAAGTCCGACACGGTCAGCCGATCGGGGCAACTGCCGCCTTCCCCCGGATGCCCGCCCCTAGGGTGGGTAGCCATGGCCGGGAGGACGGTGAAGATCCCTTGCGACGCAGGAAGTTGATCGCGGGCCTGGCAGCCACGGCCGCCACAGCCGCCACATCCCCACTCCTTGGGCCCGGCACAGCCACCGCCCAAACGGACGAGACCCTGCTCGGCGATCTGCTCGTCACCAGCCTGCGCGATGCCATGCTCGGCCTCGGCCAGGCTCCTGCAGTGCCGCCGACCGCGACGCTCGCCACGGACCTCACCCGTGCGCTCGCCGACTTCGACGCGTGCCGCTACGCCAGCCTCGCCGTCCGCCTGCCCCGCCTTATCCGAGTCGGCCACGCCCGCACCGCCAACACCAACGAAGCGCAGGACTACGTACTCCTCGCCAAGAGCTACCTCCTGGCGACGCGCATGCTCGTCAAAATGGACGAACAGCAGCTCGGCTGGATGGCCGCCGACCGCGCCCGCCAGCTCTCAGAAGCCGGCGGCGAAGCCCTCACGGTCGCCGAGTCCGCCCGGCAACTAGCCGTCCTCGCACGAAAGGCCGGCTGGCATCAGGAGGCCCTGTCCATCGCCCTCACGGCCGCTGACCACCCAGACCTCCGCAGCGCCGGACGCGCGGGAGCAGCCCTGAGAGGACTCCTCGTCCAGAGCGCCTCCTACACCCTCGCCCGCCGCGGAGACCGCGACGGCATGCGAGAACTAACCGACGAGGCCGCCGCGATCGCCAAGGAACTCGGCGGCGCCACCCTGCTGCGCGACCACGGCGGAGGCTTCAGCCCCCTCACGGTGCAGCTCCACAAGATCAGCGCCGAGAACCACGCCGGGGACCCACTGGCCGCGCTGGCCGCCGCCCGCACGATCTCACTGAAGGCACTCCCCAGCGTCGAGCGCCGCTCCCGAGCCCTGGGCGACATCGCCGTCACCTACGACCGCCTCGGCCGGCGCAGCGACTGTGTTCGAACCCTTCTGGCGGCCGAAAGGTGCGCTCCCGAGGAGACCCACGCCCGCCCGGCAACAAAGTCGCTGATCTCCAGTCTGCTGGTCTCCGGGCCCACCTCGACGGAGCTACGCGGCCTCGCCGAGCGCAGTGGCGTTCTCATCTGA